In a genomic window of Halobiforma lacisalsi AJ5:
- a CDS encoding helix-turn-helix domain-containing protein, producing the protein MSVIATVAIPASEFPLGSLLDPAPEATVTVETTVPTSDGVVPYLWVPDEAAAEILAALEASADVDDATPIDEVDDSVLVKIEWDQRVNGVLAAIRESDAIVTSAVGTASRWTLRLRFPAYEDLSQFYTDCVDGDVSLELVQLHEAVDPGSEFRFGLTRAQRELVIAAYEAGYFEVPRKTTLVELAEQLEISDSAVSQRLRRGLAALINATLLVDSHRADGTDRTAAAGTDAGRRSDHDG; encoded by the coding sequence ATGAGCGTCATCGCAACAGTCGCGATTCCCGCGTCGGAGTTTCCGCTGGGATCGTTGCTCGATCCCGCACCGGAGGCGACGGTAACCGTCGAGACGACGGTCCCCACGAGCGACGGCGTCGTCCCCTACCTCTGGGTCCCCGACGAGGCCGCCGCCGAGATACTCGCGGCCCTCGAGGCCTCGGCCGACGTCGACGACGCGACACCGATCGACGAGGTCGACGACAGCGTGCTCGTAAAGATCGAGTGGGACCAGCGGGTCAACGGCGTGCTCGCGGCCATCCGGGAGAGCGACGCGATCGTCACGAGCGCGGTCGGGACCGCCTCCCGGTGGACGCTCCGGCTCCGATTCCCGGCCTACGAGGACCTCTCGCAGTTCTACACGGACTGTGTCGACGGCGACGTCTCGCTCGAGTTGGTCCAGCTCCACGAGGCGGTCGACCCGGGCAGCGAGTTCCGGTTCGGTCTCACCCGCGCCCAGCGTGAACTCGTGATCGCCGCCTACGAGGCGGGGTACTTCGAGGTTCCCCGGAAGACGACGCTCGTCGAACTCGCGGAGCAACTCGAGATCTCCGACTCGGCGGTCTCCCAGCGGCTCCGTCGTGGACTCGCCGCCCTGATCAACGCGACGTTGCTCGTCGATTCCCACCGAGCCGACGGAACCGATCGAACGGCCGCTGCCGGAACCGACGCCGGGCGTCGCTCCGATCACGACGGCTGA
- a CDS encoding adenylyltransferase/cytidyltransferase family protein has translation MSSTRTVIAQGTFDILHPGHVHYLEEAAAMGDELYVIVARKANVDHKAKPICPATQRRDVVDALEAVDEAILGHEEDIFVPIEEIEPDVIALGHDQHHDDEAIEAELERRGIDCVVERASAREPKRDDELLSTRLIVERILERRG, from the coding sequence ATGAGTTCGACCCGCACCGTCATCGCACAGGGAACGTTCGACATCCTCCACCCGGGGCACGTCCACTACCTCGAGGAGGCGGCCGCGATGGGCGACGAACTGTACGTGATCGTCGCCCGGAAGGCGAACGTCGACCACAAGGCGAAGCCGATCTGTCCCGCCACCCAGCGCCGGGACGTCGTCGACGCCCTCGAGGCCGTCGACGAGGCGATCCTCGGCCACGAGGAGGACATCTTCGTCCCGATCGAGGAGATCGAGCCGGACGTGATCGCGCTGGGACACGACCAGCACCACGACGACGAGGCCATCGAGGCCGAACTCGAGCGTCGGGGGATCGATTGCGTCGTCGAACGGGCCAGCGCCCGAGAGCCGAAACGCGACGACGAACTCCTCTCGACGCGGCTGATCGTCGAGCGCATTCTCGAGCGACGGGGCTGA
- a CDS encoding transcription factor S produces MQFCDECGSMMKADGDRMVCTNEDCGASSERDSDLEDEFVTTESQSEDDVIESSEDANFEGKPKATDVICDECGNQEAWYTLKQTASADEPPTRFFKCTECGHRWRGYN; encoded by the coding sequence ATGCAGTTTTGCGACGAATGCGGTTCGATGATGAAAGCCGACGGCGACCGCATGGTCTGTACGAACGAGGACTGCGGTGCCTCGAGCGAGCGGGACAGCGACCTGGAAGACGAGTTCGTTACGACGGAGTCCCAGTCCGAGGACGACGTCATCGAGTCCAGCGAGGACGCGAACTTCGAGGGCAAACCGAAGGCCACCGACGTGATCTGTGACGAGTGTGGCAACCAGGAGGCGTGGTACACGCTCAAACAGACCGCGTCGGCCGACGAGCCGCCGACGCGCTTTTTCAAGTGTACCGAGTGCGGCCACCGCTGGCGCGGCTATAATTGA
- a CDS encoding J domain-containing protein has translation MTDDFYDLLEIPSDASQDEIKEAYREKVRVYHPDVNDDDRARAQFTAVKKAYDILGDPVERQAYDRLGHENYVAKRTSGIPSPDVWSSDSGSDGASSSTTGSTTSTSSSGSTAETSRTGTSSSSGGRTRTKSRTGSTSGTGSTGSAGSGAASTSASSRSRTDSSGSSSASDRASGTAGTKTESAAGTGTENTTATSDGGTTANAAAGTAGAATNRSGTSKTTTGTGTGTGTDSDNAVLSWWRRRNFSLPLIWASLLVYLTGIVQFALANRSALEAVVADATAVGADPGALWAYLTTSRHGVETMSEFVVGFEPVSPPLEPPGWYAALAGIVGVAVVVALVDRVVRREDTWGTISIDETILFALALGAAATLAGGPVLAGAVLMPFLFTVIVHRTRLGPGWKPSYLYVLPVLAPVTGITVGTAGVVGEVTLVVDLLAYVVLPLAGALGLPLRATIRKHFDR, from the coding sequence ATGACAGACGACTTCTACGACCTTCTCGAGATTCCCTCCGACGCCTCCCAGGACGAGATCAAGGAGGCCTACCGCGAGAAGGTCCGGGTCTATCACCCCGACGTGAACGACGACGACCGCGCTCGAGCGCAGTTCACGGCGGTCAAGAAGGCCTACGACATCCTCGGCGATCCGGTCGAGCGCCAGGCCTACGACCGGCTGGGTCACGAAAATTACGTCGCCAAACGAACCAGCGGCATCCCGTCGCCCGACGTCTGGAGCAGCGATAGCGGATCGGACGGGGCCTCGAGTTCGACGACGGGTTCGACGACCTCGACGTCCAGTTCCGGATCGACGGCAGAGACCTCGAGAACCGGCACCTCGAGTTCGTCGGGCGGCCGAACGAGAACGAAGTCGCGGACGGGGTCGACCTCCGGAACTGGCTCGACGGGGTCCGCCGGATCGGGTGCTGCGTCGACGTCCGCGTCCTCGCGGTCGCGAACCGACTCGAGTGGTTCCTCGTCGGCCAGCGACAGAGCGTCCGGGACGGCCGGAACGAAGACCGAGAGCGCGGCGGGAACCGGGACCGAAAACACGACCGCCACCAGCGACGGCGGAACGACGGCGAACGCCGCCGCAGGTACTGCCGGTGCAGCGACGAACCGTTCTGGGACTTCAAAAACCACGACCGGCACCGGTACCGGTACCGGCACGGACTCCGACAACGCCGTCCTCTCGTGGTGGCGACGGCGGAACTTCTCGCTTCCCCTGATCTGGGCCTCCCTGCTGGTCTACCTGACCGGGATCGTCCAGTTCGCCCTCGCTAACCGGAGCGCCCTTGAGGCCGTCGTCGCCGACGCGACTGCCGTCGGCGCGGACCCGGGGGCCCTCTGGGCGTACCTCACGACCAGCCGACACGGCGTCGAGACGATGTCCGAGTTCGTCGTCGGCTTCGAACCCGTTTCGCCGCCGCTCGAGCCGCCAGGGTGGTACGCGGCGCTCGCTGGAATCGTCGGCGTCGCCGTCGTAGTCGCCCTGGTCGACCGCGTCGTCAGGCGGGAGGATACCTGGGGAACGATCTCGATCGACGAGACGATCCTGTTCGCGCTCGCGCTCGGCGCGGCGGCGACGCTGGCCGGCGGGCCCGTCCTCGCCGGCGCGGTCCTCATGCCGTTCCTGTTTACCGTGATCGTCCACCGGACCAGGCTGGGACCGGGCTGGAAGCCGTCGTACCTCTACGTCCTGCCGGTGCTCGCGCCGGTGACCGGTATCACCGTCGGCACCGCGGGCGTCGTCGGCGAGGTCACGCTGGTCGTCGACCTGCTCGCGTACGTCGTGTTGCCGCTGGCTGGGGCGCTCGGCCTGCCGTTGCGTGCGACGATCAGGAAACACTTCGACCGCTAA
- a CDS encoding Mov34/MPN/PAD-1 family protein: MGLLDALFRSNEILGIAEETLEFAIESSEAAHPREYMGFLRGTEADRLGLERDGLVITDVLVVPGTETNSVSATVKTNQIPNDVKALGSVHSHPNGVIQPSNADLDTFGRGSVHIIIGAPYRRTDWQAFDSQGKPTNLNVIDVELPETEEFFDFTQADIDEDLRG; the protein is encoded by the coding sequence ATGGGGCTGCTCGACGCCTTGTTTCGCTCGAACGAGATCCTCGGCATCGCCGAGGAGACCCTCGAGTTCGCGATCGAATCCTCGGAGGCGGCCCACCCCCGCGAGTACATGGGGTTCCTTCGGGGCACCGAGGCCGATCGGCTCGGACTCGAGCGGGACGGCCTCGTCATCACCGACGTCCTGGTGGTGCCGGGGACCGAGACGAACAGCGTCAGCGCCACGGTCAAGACGAACCAGATCCCGAACGACGTGAAGGCGTTGGGCAGCGTCCACTCGCACCCGAACGGGGTCATCCAGCCGAGCAACGCGGACCTGGATACGTTCGGCCGGGGGAGCGTACACATCATCATCGGCGCGCCCTACCGCCGGACCGACTGGCAAGCGTTCGACTCCCAGGGGAAGCCGACGAACCTGAACGTGATCGACGTCGAACTCCCCGAGACGGAGGAGTTCTTCGATTTCACGCAAGCGGATATCGACGAGGATTTGCGAGGATGA
- the mobA gene encoding molybdenum cofactor guanylyltransferase, with protein sequence MPTNQTLAGVVIAGGYSTRFGDADKAVADVVGTPMIRRVVDRLAAVTDEIVVNCREDQLEAIDAALAGCDASVRFATDPVEDRGPLAGIRVGLEAATREYAAVVACDMPFVDPTLLEFLLERAQESDGAVVRLEDGWYQTTQAVYRTDAMARACAAALEGDDGRILAAIDRIDCVTVAESDLEAAGVDDATFESVDTQAELEDAADRLE encoded by the coding sequence GTGCCGACGAACCAAACGCTTGCGGGGGTCGTCATCGCGGGTGGCTACTCGACCCGCTTCGGGGACGCGGACAAGGCCGTCGCCGACGTCGTGGGGACGCCGATGATCCGGCGCGTCGTCGACCGGCTCGCGGCGGTGACCGACGAGATCGTGGTCAACTGCCGCGAGGACCAGCTCGAGGCGATCGACGCGGCCCTCGCGGGTTGTGACGCCTCGGTCCGGTTCGCGACCGACCCCGTCGAGGATCGGGGCCCGCTGGCCGGCATCCGTGTCGGCCTCGAGGCCGCGACCCGGGAGTACGCCGCGGTGGTCGCCTGCGACATGCCGTTCGTCGACCCGACGCTGCTGGAATTCCTGCTCGAGCGCGCACAGGAGAGCGACGGTGCCGTCGTCCGCCTCGAGGACGGCTGGTACCAGACGACGCAGGCGGTATACCGGACCGACGCGATGGCCCGGGCGTGCGCGGCCGCGCTCGAGGGCGACGACGGGCGAATCCTCGCGGCGATCGATCGGATCGACTGCGTTACCGTCGCCGAGTCCGACCTCGAGGCCGCCGGTGTCGACGACGCGACCTTCGAAAGCGTCGACACGCAAGCCGAACTCGAGGACGCGGCCGACCGACTGGAATAA
- a CDS encoding beta-ribofuranosylaminobenzene 5'-phosphate synthase family protein has product MSGGYAEATATVSAGARLHVGFQNLSLARDRLYGGIGVGLEEPRVTVTAEPAEGVETDDPLVADYARRAVAILDVPGVAVDLESALPRHVGLGSGTQLALSVLAATAHAYGLEPRVRERAPALGRGGRSGVGVATFEAGGFVVDAGHPTNRFTTDPPAEGDWAVPPVVARHDLPDRWRFLVAVPEADPGRNGDDEDASMREVVERADPTVSDEIAGVVTRKLLPAAAEGRLEAFGDAVAEIGRKNGSWYADAQGGVFRPPAGALVEALEECPVLTGIGQSSWGPVVYGVTDRRHAAEAKAAAEDALADLDCDGQVLLSVPAGAGTNASTSANASASSDRNPDPEPRTTGGARVTLEDDT; this is encoded by the coding sequence ATGTCAGGAGGATATGCGGAGGCGACGGCGACCGTCAGCGCGGGCGCCCGCCTCCACGTCGGGTTCCAGAACCTCTCCCTGGCCCGGGACCGTCTCTACGGCGGAATCGGCGTCGGCCTCGAGGAGCCGCGAGTGACCGTCACCGCCGAACCCGCCGAAGGAGTCGAGACCGACGACCCGCTGGTCGCCGACTACGCGCGCCGCGCCGTCGCGATCCTCGACGTTCCCGGTGTCGCGGTCGACCTCGAGTCGGCCCTGCCCCGTCACGTCGGCCTCGGCAGCGGAACCCAACTCGCGCTGTCGGTCCTCGCCGCGACCGCACACGCCTACGGCCTCGAGCCGCGGGTCCGCGAGCGCGCGCCGGCGCTTGGCCGTGGCGGCCGCAGCGGCGTCGGCGTCGCCACCTTCGAAGCCGGCGGCTTCGTCGTCGACGCCGGCCACCCGACAAACCGGTTCACGACGGACCCCCCTGCCGAGGGGGACTGGGCGGTGCCGCCAGTCGTCGCCCGCCACGACCTGCCCGATCGCTGGCGATTCCTCGTCGCCGTGCCCGAGGCCGACCCCGGCCGCAACGGGGACGACGAGGACGCGAGCATGCGCGAAGTCGTCGAACGAGCCGACCCGACCGTCTCCGACGAGATCGCGGGCGTCGTCACCCGGAAGCTGTTGCCGGCGGCCGCGGAGGGTCGACTCGAGGCATTCGGCGACGCGGTCGCCGAGATCGGGCGCAAGAACGGCTCCTGGTACGCGGACGCCCAGGGCGGTGTCTTTCGGCCGCCGGCCGGCGCGCTCGTCGAGGCGCTCGAGGAGTGTCCGGTGCTGACGGGGATCGGGCAGTCCTCCTGGGGGCCGGTCGTCTACGGCGTCACGGACCGCAGGCACGCCGCCGAGGCGAAAGCGGCGGCCGAGGATGCGCTCGCCGACCTGGACTGTGACGGGCAGGTGTTGCTGTCGGTGCCGGCGGGGGCCGGGACGAACGCGAGTACGAGCGCAAACGCGAGCGCAAGCTCGGACCGGAACCCGGACCCGGAACCACGAACGACCGGCGGCGCTCGCGTCACCCTCGAGGACGACACGTAG
- a CDS encoding uracil-DNA glycosylase family protein: protein MKNVTDRTSNPFGLRPPCDRAPEEGRDAVFGYGDANGDFHVIGDHPGVHGGKRTGVPFTGTDAGRAVQDVFREAGFVTGPADDPDCENLYCSYLHMCCLPNGHEPTGREYDDLERYFDAELRAINAHILLPVGETVTDHVLRAYTTQRRRFDHDLDMADLHARELRGRGFMVVPIRNPDEWAAGDREEIVSTLESILESDYRQTKGVATRVG, encoded by the coding sequence GTGAAAAACGTCACCGACAGGACGAGCAATCCGTTCGGTCTCCGCCCGCCCTGCGACCGCGCTCCCGAGGAGGGACGCGACGCCGTCTTCGGGTACGGTGACGCCAACGGCGACTTCCACGTCATCGGCGACCACCCGGGCGTCCACGGCGGGAAGCGTACCGGCGTCCCGTTCACCGGAACCGACGCCGGACGGGCCGTTCAGGACGTCTTCCGCGAGGCCGGGTTCGTGACCGGCCCGGCGGACGACCCCGACTGCGAGAACCTCTACTGCAGTTATCTCCACATGTGCTGTCTCCCCAACGGCCACGAGCCGACCGGGCGGGAGTACGACGACCTCGAGCGGTACTTCGACGCCGAGTTGCGCGCGATCAACGCGCACATCCTGCTTCCCGTCGGCGAGACGGTGACCGATCACGTCCTCCGGGCGTACACGACACAGCGCCGGCGGTTCGACCACGATCTGGACATGGCCGACCTCCACGCCCGCGAACTCCGCGGTCGCGGCTTCATGGTCGTCCCGATCCGGAACCCCGACGAGTGGGCGGCCGGCGATCGGGAGGAAATCGTTTCGACGCTCGAGTCGATCCTCGAGAGCGATTACCGACAGACGAAGGGCGTGGCGACGCGGGTCGGCTAA
- a CDS encoding RAD55 family ATPase, whose protein sequence is MERLPLGISRLDRIIGGGAPAGSVVLLAGESGAGAREFCYTSALMNGLARVGSDRFDLHYGALEDGTRLPEEIHYVSFTDERDAVENEMSFVVEEPLVEDGMEAIEFVELAEEYFQLTPVPTDWYAERTTDITNLGNKTDRGDVLEAFGDYLTEHAAGNLVVVDSITDLAAAADDRLDWADLTVLLKGLARASHRWGGVILLLVNSEPLTSTELGRLKESTDGTLLFEWESGGSERARTLVVEQFRGVLSRLEDEDVVRFETEIGDAGFDISNVRKIR, encoded by the coding sequence ATGGAACGGCTGCCGCTCGGAATCTCGCGACTCGATCGCATCATCGGCGGCGGCGCGCCTGCCGGCAGCGTCGTGTTACTCGCGGGGGAGTCGGGTGCCGGGGCGCGGGAGTTTTGCTATACTAGCGCGCTGATGAACGGCCTCGCCAGGGTCGGCTCCGACCGGTTCGACCTCCACTACGGCGCGCTCGAGGATGGGACGAGACTCCCCGAAGAGATCCACTACGTCTCGTTCACCGACGAGCGCGACGCCGTCGAGAACGAGATGTCGTTCGTCGTCGAGGAGCCACTCGTCGAGGACGGAATGGAGGCCATCGAGTTCGTCGAGTTGGCCGAGGAGTACTTCCAGCTGACCCCCGTGCCGACCGACTGGTACGCGGAGCGGACCACCGACATCACGAACCTCGGCAACAAGACCGATCGGGGTGACGTCCTCGAGGCGTTCGGCGACTACCTGACCGAACACGCCGCGGGGAACCTCGTCGTCGTCGACTCGATCACCGACCTGGCGGCGGCGGCCGACGACCGGCTCGACTGGGCGGACCTGACGGTCCTGCTGAAGGGGCTTGCTCGTGCCTCCCACCGCTGGGGCGGCGTGATCCTCCTGCTCGTCAATTCCGAGCCGCTCACGTCGACCGAGCTCGGCCGGCTGAAGGAGTCGACCGACGGTACCTTGCTCTTCGAGTGGGAGAGCGGCGGCTCCGAGCGCGCCCGGACGCTCGTCGTCGAACAGTTCCGCGGCGTCCTCTCGCGGCTCGAGGACGAGGACGTCGTCCGCTTCGAGACCGAGATCGGCGACGCCGGCTTCGATATCAGCAACGTTCGGAAGATTCGCTGA
- a CDS encoding DNA polymerase Y family protein: MSDGPRLPGVQREDDEDRIVLHVDADCFYASCERLREPELEGEPVVVGMGYEPGESVGAVATASYEAREFGVESAQAISTALERLPRRAALDPEAPDHDPDLTREETGHYRPVDMDYYESIAEEVQSILHDCADVVREVSIDEAYLDVTDRTAWEVADGFARHVKDRIRREVGVVVSVGVAPTMSAAKIASDYDKPDGLTVVRPDELREFLAPLEVNLLHGVGPVTARELREMGLETAGDVAAADPEPLVERFGERGRELYDRARGEDDRRVEPKGDPKSFSRESAFAEPVAEPDPKYEQIETLAAAVADRARREGALYRTVGVKAVTPPYDVNTRERSLPGPVDDPDLVDRIARDLFAEFEDDPVRKVGVRVANLEFASADQASLEGWGSDGGSSTDAVGPGSDDGGDLESESQDAEEEKEEKKEKKEGSVDRPASRDELPPGQTSLADFTSRSR; the protein is encoded by the coding sequence ATGTCCGACGGGCCGCGCCTTCCCGGCGTCCAACGCGAGGACGACGAGGACCGGATCGTCCTCCACGTCGACGCGGATTGCTTCTACGCCTCCTGTGAGCGACTGCGCGAGCCCGAACTCGAGGGCGAACCCGTGGTCGTCGGCATGGGGTACGAACCCGGCGAGTCCGTCGGCGCGGTCGCCACCGCCAGCTACGAGGCGCGCGAGTTCGGCGTCGAGAGCGCGCAGGCCATCTCCACGGCCCTGGAACGACTGCCCCGCCGTGCGGCCCTCGACCCCGAGGCCCCCGACCACGACCCCGACCTGACCCGCGAGGAGACTGGCCACTACCGGCCCGTCGACATGGACTACTACGAGTCGATCGCCGAGGAAGTACAGTCGATCCTCCACGACTGCGCCGACGTCGTCCGGGAGGTCAGCATCGACGAGGCCTACCTCGACGTCACCGACCGCACCGCCTGGGAAGTCGCCGACGGGTTCGCCCGCCATGTCAAGGACCGAATCCGCCGCGAGGTCGGCGTCGTCGTCAGCGTCGGCGTCGCGCCCACGATGAGCGCTGCCAAGATCGCCAGCGACTACGACAAACCCGACGGGCTGACCGTCGTCCGCCCCGACGAACTCCGGGAGTTCCTCGCGCCGCTCGAGGTGAACCTGCTCCACGGCGTCGGCCCCGTGACGGCCCGGGAACTCCGCGAGATGGGCCTCGAGACGGCGGGCGACGTCGCCGCCGCCGATCCCGAGCCCCTGGTCGAACGGTTCGGCGAGCGCGGCCGGGAACTGTACGACCGCGCGCGCGGCGAGGACGACCGCCGCGTCGAGCCGAAGGGAGATCCAAAGAGCTTCTCGCGGGAGTCGGCGTTCGCCGAACCCGTCGCGGAGCCTGACCCGAAGTACGAACAGATAGAGACGCTCGCGGCCGCGGTCGCCGACCGGGCCCGCCGGGAAGGCGCGCTCTACCGAACCGTCGGCGTCAAGGCCGTCACGCCGCCGTACGATGTCAACACGCGCGAGCGCTCGCTGCCAGGGCCGGTCGACGACCCCGACCTCGTCGACCGGATCGCCCGTGACCTGTTCGCGGAGTTCGAGGACGACCCCGTCCGGAAGGTCGGCGTCCGCGTGGCGAACCTCGAGTTCGCCTCGGCCGACCAGGCGAGCCTCGAGGGGTGGGGCAGCGACGGCGGGTCGTCGACCGACGCGGTGGGGCCCGGGTCCGACGACGGCGGGGACCTCGAGTCCGAGAGCCAGGACGCCGAGGAGGAGAAGGAGGAGAAGAAGGAGAAGAAGGAGGGGAGCGTCGATCGCCCGGCGTCCCGGGACGAACTCCCGCCGGGCCAGACCTCGCTGGCCGATTTCACGTCGCGTTCGCGGTGA
- the ilvD gene encoding dihydroxy-acid dehydratase, whose protein sequence is MSSDEFDFGKDERLRSRDVTEGAEKAPHRAMFRAMGFDDEDFSSPMIGVPNPAADITPCNVHLDEVAESALEGADEAGGMPIEFGTITISDAISMGTEGMKASLISREVIADSVELVSFGERMDGLVTVAGCDKNLPGMMMAAIRTDLPSVFLYGGSIMPGEHEGRDVTIVQVFEGVGTYGTGEMDADELDDLERNACPGAGSCGGMFTANTMASISEALGMAPLGSASPPAEHHERYAVARRAGELAVEVVEEDRRPSDILSRKSFENAIALQTAIGGSTNGVLHLLALAREADVDLEIEDFDEISRRTPKIADMQPGGDSVMNDLHELGGVPVVIRRLLEADLFHGDAMTVTGRTIEEELEFLEEEHELPSDDEIEADFLYPVDDPKEEEGAIKILTGNLAPDGAVLKVTGDDEFYHQGPARIFENEEDAMAYVQEGHIESGDVIVIRNEGPKGGPGMREMLGVTAAVVGAGHEDDVALITDGRFSGGTRGPMIGHVAPEAFVGGPIGLLEDGDEITVDIPDRTLEVDVDEDELEARREEWDRPEPAYEGGVLAKFGRDFGSAADGAVTNPGVKRE, encoded by the coding sequence ATGAGCAGCGACGAGTTCGATTTCGGCAAGGACGAGCGGCTGCGGAGCCGCGACGTGACAGAGGGCGCGGAGAAAGCCCCACACCGGGCGATGTTCCGCGCGATGGGGTTCGACGACGAGGACTTCTCCTCCCCGATGATCGGCGTTCCGAACCCCGCGGCCGACATCACGCCGTGTAACGTTCACTTGGACGAGGTCGCCGAGTCGGCGCTCGAGGGCGCGGACGAGGCCGGCGGGATGCCCATCGAGTTCGGCACGATCACCATCTCCGACGCCATCTCGATGGGGACCGAGGGGATGAAGGCCTCGCTGATCTCGCGGGAGGTCATCGCGGACAGCGTCGAACTCGTCTCCTTCGGCGAACGGATGGACGGGCTGGTCACCGTCGCGGGCTGTGACAAGAACCTGCCCGGGATGATGATGGCCGCGATCCGCACGGATCTCCCCTCCGTCTTCCTCTACGGCGGTTCGATCATGCCCGGCGAGCACGAGGGCCGGGACGTTACCATCGTCCAGGTGTTCGAGGGCGTCGGGACCTACGGGACCGGCGAGATGGACGCCGACGAACTCGACGACCTCGAGCGCAACGCCTGTCCCGGCGCGGGCTCCTGTGGCGGGATGTTCACCGCGAACACGATGGCCTCCATTTCGGAGGCGCTCGGGATGGCACCCCTGGGCAGCGCCTCGCCGCCGGCCGAACACCACGAACGGTACGCCGTCGCCCGCCGGGCCGGCGAACTCGCCGTCGAGGTCGTCGAGGAGGACCGTCGGCCGTCGGACATCCTCTCGCGAAAGTCCTTCGAGAACGCCATCGCGCTCCAGACCGCCATCGGCGGCTCGACCAACGGCGTGCTCCACCTGCTCGCGCTCGCCCGCGAGGCGGACGTGGACCTCGAGATCGAGGACTTCGACGAAATCTCGCGGCGGACGCCGAAGATCGCCGACATGCAACCCGGCGGCGACAGCGTGATGAACGACCTCCACGAACTCGGCGGCGTCCCGGTCGTCATCCGGCGACTGCTCGAGGCCGACCTGTTCCACGGCGATGCGATGACCGTCACTGGGCGGACGATCGAAGAGGAACTCGAATTCCTCGAGGAGGAACACGAACTGCCGAGCGACGACGAAATCGAGGCCGACTTCCTCTACCCGGTCGACGACCCCAAGGAAGAGGAGGGCGCGATCAAGATCCTCACCGGCAACCTCGCCCCCGACGGCGCGGTGCTGAAAGTGACCGGCGACGACGAGTTTTACCACCAGGGGCCGGCCCGGATCTTCGAGAACGAGGAGGACGCGATGGCCTACGTCCAGGAGGGCCACATCGAGTCCGGGGACGTGATCGTCATCCGTAACGAAGGGCCGAAGGGCGGTCCCGGCATGCGCGAGATGCTGGGCGTGACCGCGGCGGTCGTCGGCGCGGGCCACGAGGACGACGTCGCCCTGATCACCGACGGGCGGTTCTCCGGCGGCACGCGCGGCCCGATGATCGGCCACGTCGCCCCCGAGGCGTTCGTCGGCGGCCCCATCGGCCTGCTCGAGGACGGGGACGAGATCACGGTCGACATTCCGGACCGCACCCTCGAGGTCGACGTCGACGAGGACGAACTCGAGGCCCGCCGTGAGGAGTGGGACCGGCCGGAGCCAGCCTACGAGGGCGGCGTGCTCGCGAAGTTCGGCCGCGACTTCGGCTCTGCGGCCGACGGCGCCGTGACGAACCCGGGCGTCAAGCGGGAGTGA